The following coding sequences lie in one Oncorhynchus kisutch isolate 150728-3 linkage group LG17, Okis_V2, whole genome shotgun sequence genomic window:
- the topaz1 gene encoding uncharacterized protein topaz1 isoform X4: MLPSTGRVKLNRSVLKVEGNNGLPSVPRRRRPFKVLYSPTGDTHGDPNSISKTLECSSQNEENSELKTKDDFVLGYTESTVLKSENHNFPPYLGTEKGHLASETAVGKTTAVPADSGEQRSPPLTECEDIDRSPIVTRHRPKPPLSSPSCPQRSVRRVVKTLCCALCGEIKYTPPKRRKLTRVEPVGVTGRGRAIVLSRVVGLEQPTVRVKTRKNFTSTIKAPKKLVIWIGRYPKVKLCDVAQVCDVSVGGFSCLLPAQLLTSKVVHCFKWDYRSKVGLLGPSCCSRGSHGSETTWERISRKKLHHSSQCGKNGQLLTQTEIHQCMHTGAHRLTESNRSASLAASDRGMSEASTNGFACLSLGKQQVSRGSSGAGTHDRGILEDSGAGSDDVETGKPVAKRMRLGDVHGDLMEQKHSSPSEPELGPGIAITSLEDSGTMSEMPCEVPPHLHTSHVSRSHSNATDAPLRSHHFMTEDGGWRGGPGGGDRSLESPANGTLSPWSMENGVGVDPPSDSDTEDQDLFSCRRVVAYIKRLHLSCARTYLSWPFPKPDSAQSLSVTSSVLNANGPLTPPAESVSSAVGCVNGALVNGYGDSLMRAERTRVLTSHCTLTEYTPQTSYQVYAHRNGMQGEGNMMEEKDMSNGREGGGEEDESMTQFSLSPDTSSKVYPSHPLCHKKPQSQLRTRGLHRNKASISPPPKAPTISALLTPPKNHSETDPILSVSSNLSQTDTDTVSCLSPPKTDSVSTFPPAKVSGGGETAYTPPPIGVGSDIATAAFLLFSSASQNIETSPPPSSPTPSSFLTPSSPRRKDEGGAMFNATSSPSAVDSKTDTSHSNSFHSAESSPLPPDFSCLSAESSFLSSSSSLLPQEKRKAEGVEVQSREGDEMKGEAAASGELKVLVLPGSESSSPEKQEHQRPEQKSTQGGSSLGKPKEGEAVVATISNLAPGILGGQTPMLCITRLMLQTQSYSEEDDDFVDQKEKLSSGVGVGTQAQASSTDEDDGTCGEEGTLEPVRTQPCTDEDDVDHHNQSTSCTKVTSENQEAGTPSSSGSHTQHQEVEVRAGSKVKLASDPKAHLLDEFTAYEQDILLVDVLLDDPELFGSLPQDLEPMLGSTRGRRAPRARTTIGAGRALLLTGAGPSWATEKSSTTGTDGPPGFKTDQRRIIHFKDEESSGRSWRPVASSNPMPAVVHSNSWPPTVHALHPDQGGTDYNYSPMKAEISERAQAFQSLNSFKSTLPYLMTGDSWCNEHTASCKDPAAADTGPQRQFDSYCKYYFSMSDCFHKTCWFLHVPKRGDEKFCVETVLRFVRSSNPVCLQRAVSVFTSYYQFSPPGVYHTPLVLNSLLAALLKAGFLSDIITVLHVSTAHNILPSPAFLLALFDYVGERDQSILPELIQLTSKMVDAGLGLNVDQCERVLHMFLQSPQYHPADSPENYTTKPGNHRSMNTDAPTPEALSLAHALVELCSQQEDWGRLGVVFRSICHSHRSLVDLQHFSGCVAIALLEGDKDRLALPFASFTETVYQET, from the exons ATGCTCCCATCTACCGGGAGGGTCAAATTAAATCGAAGCGTGCTGAAAGTTGAAGGCAATAATGGACTGCCAAGCGTGCCCAGACGGAGACGGCCATTCAAAGTGTTGTACTCGCCAACTGGCGATACACATGGCGATCCTAACAGCATCAGTAAAACTCTGGAATGCTCTTCACAAAACGAGGAAAACAGTGAATTGAAAACGAAGGATGATTTTGTTTTGGGGTACACTGAATCCACAGTTTTGAAATCCGAAAATCATAATTTCCCCCCATACTTGGGGACAGAAAAGGGGCACCTTGCGAGTGAGACAGCTGTCGGAAAAACAACTGCGGTGCCAGCAGACAGTGGGGAACAGAGGTCACCACCATTGACTGAATGTGAAG ATATTGATAGGAGTCCCATTGTTACACGCCATCGCCCCAAACCCCCTCTCAGCTCGCCATCCTGTCCACAGCGGTCAGTCAGGAGAGTGGTTAAAACCTTGTGCTGCGCCCTGTGTGGAGAAATTAAATACACGCCCCCTAAGAGAAGGAAGCTGACCAGGGTTGAGCCAGTTGGAGTGACAGGCAGAGGCAGGGCCATCGTCCTCAGCAGAGTAGTAGGGCTTGAGCAGCCTACGGTCAGGGTTAAAACCAGGAAGAATTTCACCTCCACCATTAAGGCCCCCAAGAAGCTGGTGATCTGGATAGGGAGGTACCCCAAGGTCAAGCTCTGCGATGTAGCTCAAGTATGTGACGTCTCGGTTGGGGGCTTTTCCTGCCTGCTGCCGGCCCAACTCCTGACTTCCAAAGTAGTGCATTGTTTCAAGTGGGACTATCGGAGCAAAGTTGGTCTGTTAGGGCCTAGTTGTTGCAGCAGAGGGAGCCATGGGAGTGAGACGACCTGGGAGCGCATTAGTAGAAAGAAGTTGCATCACTCTTCTCAGTGTGGGAAGAATGGTCAGCTTTTGACGCAGACTGAAATTCACCAGTGCATGCACACGGGGGCGCACAGATTGACTGAGTCAAATCGTTCTGCATCTCTTGCTGCCTCGGATCGCGGGATGTCTGAAGCCTCCACCAATGGTTTTGCTTGTCTCTCACTAGGTAAGCAGCAGGTGAGCAGGGGGTCAAGCGGGGCTGGAACGCATGACAGAGGCATTCTTGAAGACTCTGGAGCAGGAAGTGATGACGTAGAAACAGGAAAGCCAGTCGCTAAGCGGATGAGATTGGGTGATGTCCACGGAGACCTAATGGAGCAAAAACATTCTAGTCCAAGTGAACCAGAACTGGGTCCTGGGATAGCTATCACTTCCCTTGAAGACAGTGGGACGATGTCGGAGATGCCATGTGAAGTCCCGCCGCATTTACACACAAGTCATGTCAGTCGTAGTCATAGCAACGCTACAGATGCTCCTCTGAGATCACACCACTTTATGACAGAGGATGGAGGCTGGAGGGGAGGGCCCGGGGGAGGTGACAGGTCACTGGAGTCCCCTGCCAACGGGACGCTGTCTCCCTGGTCCATGGAGAACGGAGTGGGAGTAGACCCCCCCTCTGACAGCGACACTGAGGACCAAGACCTGTTCTCCTGTCGTAGAGTGGTGGCCTACATCAAGAGGCTGCACCTGTCCTGTGCACGCACCTACCTCTCCTGGCCCTTCCCCAAACCTGATTCTGCACAGTCACTCTCTGTGACATCATCAGTCCTCAACGCAAATGGACCACTGACACCCCCAGCGGAGTCTGTGTCATCAGCTGTGGGCTGTGTTAATGGAGCCTTGGTGAACGGATATGGAGACTCACTGATGAGGGCTGAGAGAACCAGAGTTCTCACCTCTCACTGTACACTCACTGAATACACTCCACAGACAAGCTACCAGGTCTATGCTCATAGGAATGGGATGCAGGGAGAGGGAAACATGATGGAAGAGAAAGACATGAGCaatggaagagaaggaggaggagaagaggatgagagcATGACCCAGTTTTCACTCTCTCCTGACACTTCAAGCAAGGTGTACCCATCCCATCCTCTCTGTCACAAGAAGCCACAGTCCCAACTCAGAACTAGGGGTCTCCATCGCAACAAAGCTTCCATATCCCCTCCACCTAAAGCTCCCACCATCTCCgccctcctcaccccacccaaaAACCACAGTGAAACTGATCCAATTCTTTCAGTTTCCTCCAACCTTTCTCAAACTGACACAGACACTGTTTCTTGCCTCTCTCCACCCAAAActgactctgtctcaaccttccCTCCAGCTAAAGTCAGTGGCGGTGGGGAGACAGCCTACACCCCCCCTCCTATAGGCGTCGGTAGTGACATAGCCACTGCCGCCTTTCTGCTGTTCTCATCTGCATCCCAAAACATAGAGACATCcccaccaccctcctctcctactccctcctcctttcttACTCCCTCCTCCCCTCGGAGGAAGGATGAAGGTGGGGCTATGTTCAATGCAACATCCTCCCCATCAGCTGTGGACAGTAAGACCGACACGTCTCACTCAAACTCCTTTCACTCAGCAGAGTCATCCCCTCTTCCACCAGATTTCTCCTGTCTTTCAGCTGAATCCTCCTTTCTCTCATCCAGCTCCTCACTTCTGCCTCAAGAAAAAAGAAAGGCAGAGGGAGTGGAGgtgcagagcagagagggagatgaaATGAAAGGAGAGGCGGCTGCGAGTGGAGAACTGAAGGTTTTGGTTTTACCAGGCAGTGAGTCCTCCAGTCCAGAGAAGCAGGAGCACCAGCGTCCAGAGCAGAAGAGCACACAGGGGGGCTCGTCGCTTGGCAAGCCCAAAGAGGGAGAGGCTGTGGTGGCCACGATCAGTAACCTCGCCCCTGGGATTCTTGGAGGTCAAACACCAATGCTGTGCATAACACGCCTGATGCTGCAGACACAGAGCTACTCAGAAGAGGATGATGACTTTGTAGACCAGAAAGAgaagttgtccagtggagtaggtgTTGGAACACAGGCCCAGGCATCCTCCACTGATGAAGATGATGGTACATGTGGTGAAGAGGGAACACTAGAGCCTGTTAGAACCCAGCCCTGTACTGATGAAGATGATGTCGATCATCATAATCAGTCCACCTCCTGTACTAAGGTCACGTCTGAGAACCAGGAAGCCGGCACTCCTTCCTCTTCCGGGTCACACACTCAACACCAGGAAGTAGAAGTTAGGGCAGGGTCAAAAGTCAAGCTGGCTAGTGACCCCAAAGCTCACCTCTTGGATGAGTTCACAGCCTACGAGCAGGACATCCTGCTTGTGGATGTTCTCCTGGATGACCCAGAGCTGTTTGGCAGCTTGCCTCAGGACCTTGAACCCATGCTGGGTTCAACCAGGGGACGAAGGGCCCCTAGAGCCAGGACCACCATTGGGGCAGGGAGAGCCCTACTACTCACGGGTGCAGGTCCCTCATGGGCCACTGAGAAAAG CTCCACCACGGGTACAGATGGGCCTCCTGGTTTTAAGACTGACCAGAGAAGAATTATCCACTTTAAAG aTGAGGAGAGTTCAGGACGATCTTGGAGACCTGTAGCCAGTTCCAACCCTATGCCTGCCGTGGTCCACAGCAACAGCTGGCCCCCTACTGTCCACGCGTTACATCCAGACCAG GGTGGAACTGACTACAACTACAGTCCTATGAAGGCAGAGATCTCTGAGAG GGCCCAGGCCTTCCAGTCTCTGAACTCATTTAAGAGCACACTGCCTTATCTGATGACTGGTGACTCATGGTGCAACG AACATACAGCCTCATGTAAAGACCCAGCGGCAGCAGACACCGGCCCTCAAAGACAATTTGACAGT tatTGCAAGTACTATTTCAGCATGTCGGACTGTTTCCATAAGACCTGTTGGTTCCTCCATGTGCCCAAGAGAGGAGACGAGAAG TTCTGTGTGGAGACGGTGCTGAGGTTTGTCAGGTCTtccaaccctgtctgtctgcagaGGGCAG TGTCAGTGTTTACGTCGTACTACCAGTTTAGTCCTCCAGGTGTCTACCACACCCCTCTGGTCCTGAATTCTCTCCTGGCTGCTCTGCTCAAAGCTGGCTTTCTGTCTGACATCATCACGGTGCTGCACGTCAGCACCGCCCACAACATACTG CCCAGTCCAGCGTTTCTCCTGGCTCTGTTCGActatgtgggagagagagaccaatCCATCTTACCTGAACTCATTCAACTCACCTCTAAG ATGGTGGATGCAGGCTTGGGGTTAAATGTGGACCAATGTGAGCGTGTCCTACACATGTTCCTTCAGTCGCCACAATACCACCCAGCAGACTCACCTGAGAATTACACAACTAAACCTGGCAACCACAG GTCGATGAACACCGACGCTCCCACTCCTGAAGCGCTGAGTCTGGCCCATGCTCTCGTGGAG ttgtgttcccagcaggaggaCTGGGGGAGGTTGGGTGTAGTCTTCCGCTCCATATGCCACTCCCACAGAAGCCTTGTCGACTTACAGCACTTCAGCGGCTGCGTTGCCATAGCGCTGCTCGAGGGGGACAAAGACAGACTAGCCCTGCCCTTCGCCTCCTTCACTGAGACAG TGTACCAGGAGACCTAG
- the topaz1 gene encoding uncharacterized protein topaz1 isoform X1, which translates to MLPSTGRVKLNRSVLKVEGNNGLPSVPRRRRPFKVLYSPTGDTHGDPNSISKTLECSSQNEENSELKTKDDFVLGYTESTVLKSENHNFPPYLGTEKGHLASETAVGKTTAVPADSGEQRSPPLTECEDIDRSPIVTRHRPKPPLSSPSCPQRSVRRVVKTLCCALCGEIKYTPPKRRKLTRVEPVGVTGRGRAIVLSRVVGLEQPTVRVKTRKNFTSTIKAPKKLVIWIGRYPKVKLCDVAQVCDVSVGGFSCLLPAQLLTSKVVHCFKWDYRSKVGLLGPSCCSRGSHGSETTWERISRKKLHHSSQCGKNGQLLTQTEIHQCMHTGAHRLTESNRSASLAASDRGMSEASTNGFACLSLGKQQVSRGSSGAGTHDRGILEDSGAGSDDVETGKPVAKRMRLGDVHGDLMEQKHSSPSEPELGPGIAITSLEDSGTMSEMPCEVPPHLHTSHVSRSHSNATDAPLRSHHFMTEDGGWRGGPGGGDRSLESPANGTLSPWSMENGVGVDPPSDSDTEDQDLFSCRRVVAYIKRLHLSCARTYLSWPFPKPDSAQSLSVTSSVLNANGPLTPPAESVSSAVGCVNGALVNGYGDSLMRAERTRVLTSHCTLTEYTPQTSYQVYAHRNGMQGEGNMMEEKDMSNGREGGGEEDESMTQFSLSPDTSSKVYPSHPLCHKKPQSQLRTRGLHRNKASISPPPKAPTISALLTPPKNHSETDPILSVSSNLSQTDTDTVSCLSPPKTDSVSTFPPAKVSGGGETAYTPPPIGVGSDIATAAFLLFSSASQNIETSPPPSSPTPSSFLTPSSPRRKDEGGAMFNATSSPSAVDSKTDTSHSNSFHSAESSPLPPDFSCLSAESSFLSSSSSLLPQEKRKAEGVEVQSREGDEMKGEAAASGELKVLVLPGSESSSPEKQEHQRPEQKSTQGGSSLGKPKEGEAVVATISNLAPGILGGQTPMLCITRLMLQTQSYSEEDDDFVDQKEKLSSGVGVGTQAQASSTDEDDGTCGEEGTLEPVRTQPCTDEDDVDHHNQSTSCTKVTSENQEAGTPSSSGSHTQHQEVEVRAGSKVKLASDPKAHLLDEFTAYEQDILLVDVLLDDPELFGSLPQDLEPMLGSTRGRRAPRARTTIGAGRALLLTGAGPSWATEKSSTTGTDGPPGFKTDQRRIIHFKDEESSGRSWRPVASSNPMPAVVHSNSWPPTVHALHPDQGGTDYNYSPMKAEISERAQAFQSLNSFKSTLPYLMTGDSWCNEHTASCKDPAAADTGPQRQFDSYCKYYFSMSDCFHKTCWFLHVPKRGDEKFCVETVLRFVRSSNPVCLQRAVSVFTSYYQFSPPGVYHTPLVLNSLLAALLKAGFLSDIITVLHVSTAHNILPSPAFLLALFDYVGERDQSILPELIQLTSKMVDAGLGLNVDQCERVLHMFLQSPQYHPADSPENYTTKPGNHRSMNTDAPTPEALSLAHALVELCSQQEDWGRLGVVFRSICHSHRSLVDLQHFSGCVAIALLEGDKDRLALPFASFTETVYQETEDWDDGLIKSFLGRIGVSLMFRYHKTQQWAKGRRLVDVLSRLKVNYSTLKGLFGNEDGASRCHLITIATELFLRSNSVEGALNTLRDNEWFLSSCVWPCSVEDVAERTTVLVRLAEITSHRDTLEVLTNLPGLKEPADLADISIYGCLFNSHLKSCVDRQTVTVASDTLGFMLSKSLAVDPPLLHTLLHKLGKQNIWLRARALFKQALCLGYYPGVKSVPGSLALTVPCSLGEMEIALAFEMVLTFNATTILNTTGTPQSIIITLKRTGDRESEYLAAGSRLLSAAIVPNPKLTVHYTAVNSCQEQLFTVDTHTARRWLRHNHTWANEVWTHS; encoded by the exons ATGCTCCCATCTACCGGGAGGGTCAAATTAAATCGAAGCGTGCTGAAAGTTGAAGGCAATAATGGACTGCCAAGCGTGCCCAGACGGAGACGGCCATTCAAAGTGTTGTACTCGCCAACTGGCGATACACATGGCGATCCTAACAGCATCAGTAAAACTCTGGAATGCTCTTCACAAAACGAGGAAAACAGTGAATTGAAAACGAAGGATGATTTTGTTTTGGGGTACACTGAATCCACAGTTTTGAAATCCGAAAATCATAATTTCCCCCCATACTTGGGGACAGAAAAGGGGCACCTTGCGAGTGAGACAGCTGTCGGAAAAACAACTGCGGTGCCAGCAGACAGTGGGGAACAGAGGTCACCACCATTGACTGAATGTGAAG ATATTGATAGGAGTCCCATTGTTACACGCCATCGCCCCAAACCCCCTCTCAGCTCGCCATCCTGTCCACAGCGGTCAGTCAGGAGAGTGGTTAAAACCTTGTGCTGCGCCCTGTGTGGAGAAATTAAATACACGCCCCCTAAGAGAAGGAAGCTGACCAGGGTTGAGCCAGTTGGAGTGACAGGCAGAGGCAGGGCCATCGTCCTCAGCAGAGTAGTAGGGCTTGAGCAGCCTACGGTCAGGGTTAAAACCAGGAAGAATTTCACCTCCACCATTAAGGCCCCCAAGAAGCTGGTGATCTGGATAGGGAGGTACCCCAAGGTCAAGCTCTGCGATGTAGCTCAAGTATGTGACGTCTCGGTTGGGGGCTTTTCCTGCCTGCTGCCGGCCCAACTCCTGACTTCCAAAGTAGTGCATTGTTTCAAGTGGGACTATCGGAGCAAAGTTGGTCTGTTAGGGCCTAGTTGTTGCAGCAGAGGGAGCCATGGGAGTGAGACGACCTGGGAGCGCATTAGTAGAAAGAAGTTGCATCACTCTTCTCAGTGTGGGAAGAATGGTCAGCTTTTGACGCAGACTGAAATTCACCAGTGCATGCACACGGGGGCGCACAGATTGACTGAGTCAAATCGTTCTGCATCTCTTGCTGCCTCGGATCGCGGGATGTCTGAAGCCTCCACCAATGGTTTTGCTTGTCTCTCACTAGGTAAGCAGCAGGTGAGCAGGGGGTCAAGCGGGGCTGGAACGCATGACAGAGGCATTCTTGAAGACTCTGGAGCAGGAAGTGATGACGTAGAAACAGGAAAGCCAGTCGCTAAGCGGATGAGATTGGGTGATGTCCACGGAGACCTAATGGAGCAAAAACATTCTAGTCCAAGTGAACCAGAACTGGGTCCTGGGATAGCTATCACTTCCCTTGAAGACAGTGGGACGATGTCGGAGATGCCATGTGAAGTCCCGCCGCATTTACACACAAGTCATGTCAGTCGTAGTCATAGCAACGCTACAGATGCTCCTCTGAGATCACACCACTTTATGACAGAGGATGGAGGCTGGAGGGGAGGGCCCGGGGGAGGTGACAGGTCACTGGAGTCCCCTGCCAACGGGACGCTGTCTCCCTGGTCCATGGAGAACGGAGTGGGAGTAGACCCCCCCTCTGACAGCGACACTGAGGACCAAGACCTGTTCTCCTGTCGTAGAGTGGTGGCCTACATCAAGAGGCTGCACCTGTCCTGTGCACGCACCTACCTCTCCTGGCCCTTCCCCAAACCTGATTCTGCACAGTCACTCTCTGTGACATCATCAGTCCTCAACGCAAATGGACCACTGACACCCCCAGCGGAGTCTGTGTCATCAGCTGTGGGCTGTGTTAATGGAGCCTTGGTGAACGGATATGGAGACTCACTGATGAGGGCTGAGAGAACCAGAGTTCTCACCTCTCACTGTACACTCACTGAATACACTCCACAGACAAGCTACCAGGTCTATGCTCATAGGAATGGGATGCAGGGAGAGGGAAACATGATGGAAGAGAAAGACATGAGCaatggaagagaaggaggaggagaagaggatgagagcATGACCCAGTTTTCACTCTCTCCTGACACTTCAAGCAAGGTGTACCCATCCCATCCTCTCTGTCACAAGAAGCCACAGTCCCAACTCAGAACTAGGGGTCTCCATCGCAACAAAGCTTCCATATCCCCTCCACCTAAAGCTCCCACCATCTCCgccctcctcaccccacccaaaAACCACAGTGAAACTGATCCAATTCTTTCAGTTTCCTCCAACCTTTCTCAAACTGACACAGACACTGTTTCTTGCCTCTCTCCACCCAAAActgactctgtctcaaccttccCTCCAGCTAAAGTCAGTGGCGGTGGGGAGACAGCCTACACCCCCCCTCCTATAGGCGTCGGTAGTGACATAGCCACTGCCGCCTTTCTGCTGTTCTCATCTGCATCCCAAAACATAGAGACATCcccaccaccctcctctcctactccctcctcctttcttACTCCCTCCTCCCCTCGGAGGAAGGATGAAGGTGGGGCTATGTTCAATGCAACATCCTCCCCATCAGCTGTGGACAGTAAGACCGACACGTCTCACTCAAACTCCTTTCACTCAGCAGAGTCATCCCCTCTTCCACCAGATTTCTCCTGTCTTTCAGCTGAATCCTCCTTTCTCTCATCCAGCTCCTCACTTCTGCCTCAAGAAAAAAGAAAGGCAGAGGGAGTGGAGgtgcagagcagagagggagatgaaATGAAAGGAGAGGCGGCTGCGAGTGGAGAACTGAAGGTTTTGGTTTTACCAGGCAGTGAGTCCTCCAGTCCAGAGAAGCAGGAGCACCAGCGTCCAGAGCAGAAGAGCACACAGGGGGGCTCGTCGCTTGGCAAGCCCAAAGAGGGAGAGGCTGTGGTGGCCACGATCAGTAACCTCGCCCCTGGGATTCTTGGAGGTCAAACACCAATGCTGTGCATAACACGCCTGATGCTGCAGACACAGAGCTACTCAGAAGAGGATGATGACTTTGTAGACCAGAAAGAgaagttgtccagtggagtaggtgTTGGAACACAGGCCCAGGCATCCTCCACTGATGAAGATGATGGTACATGTGGTGAAGAGGGAACACTAGAGCCTGTTAGAACCCAGCCCTGTACTGATGAAGATGATGTCGATCATCATAATCAGTCCACCTCCTGTACTAAGGTCACGTCTGAGAACCAGGAAGCCGGCACTCCTTCCTCTTCCGGGTCACACACTCAACACCAGGAAGTAGAAGTTAGGGCAGGGTCAAAAGTCAAGCTGGCTAGTGACCCCAAAGCTCACCTCTTGGATGAGTTCACAGCCTACGAGCAGGACATCCTGCTTGTGGATGTTCTCCTGGATGACCCAGAGCTGTTTGGCAGCTTGCCTCAGGACCTTGAACCCATGCTGGGTTCAACCAGGGGACGAAGGGCCCCTAGAGCCAGGACCACCATTGGGGCAGGGAGAGCCCTACTACTCACGGGTGCAGGTCCCTCATGGGCCACTGAGAAAAG CTCCACCACGGGTACAGATGGGCCTCCTGGTTTTAAGACTGACCAGAGAAGAATTATCCACTTTAAAG aTGAGGAGAGTTCAGGACGATCTTGGAGACCTGTAGCCAGTTCCAACCCTATGCCTGCCGTGGTCCACAGCAACAGCTGGCCCCCTACTGTCCACGCGTTACATCCAGACCAG GGTGGAACTGACTACAACTACAGTCCTATGAAGGCAGAGATCTCTGAGAG GGCCCAGGCCTTCCAGTCTCTGAACTCATTTAAGAGCACACTGCCTTATCTGATGACTGGTGACTCATGGTGCAACG AACATACAGCCTCATGTAAAGACCCAGCGGCAGCAGACACCGGCCCTCAAAGACAATTTGACAGT tatTGCAAGTACTATTTCAGCATGTCGGACTGTTTCCATAAGACCTGTTGGTTCCTCCATGTGCCCAAGAGAGGAGACGAGAAG TTCTGTGTGGAGACGGTGCTGAGGTTTGTCAGGTCTtccaaccctgtctgtctgcagaGGGCAG TGTCAGTGTTTACGTCGTACTACCAGTTTAGTCCTCCAGGTGTCTACCACACCCCTCTGGTCCTGAATTCTCTCCTGGCTGCTCTGCTCAAAGCTGGCTTTCTGTCTGACATCATCACGGTGCTGCACGTCAGCACCGCCCACAACATACTG CCCAGTCCAGCGTTTCTCCTGGCTCTGTTCGActatgtgggagagagagaccaatCCATCTTACCTGAACTCATTCAACTCACCTCTAAG ATGGTGGATGCAGGCTTGGGGTTAAATGTGGACCAATGTGAGCGTGTCCTACACATGTTCCTTCAGTCGCCACAATACCACCCAGCAGACTCACCTGAGAATTACACAACTAAACCTGGCAACCACAG GTCGATGAACACCGACGCTCCCACTCCTGAAGCGCTGAGTCTGGCCCATGCTCTCGTGGAG ttgtgttcccagcaggaggaCTGGGGGAGGTTGGGTGTAGTCTTCCGCTCCATATGCCACTCCCACAGAAGCCTTGTCGACTTACAGCACTTCAGCGGCTGCGTTGCCATAGCGCTGCTCGAGGGGGACAAAGACAGACTAGCCCTGCCCTTCGCCTCCTTCACTGAGACAG TGTACCAGGAGACAGAGGACTGGGATGATGGTCTGATCAAGAGCTTCCTGGGGAGAATAGGAGTCTCTCTGATGTTCAGATACCACAAGACACAACAATGGGCCAAG GGCCGGAGGCTGGTGGatgtgttatccaggttaaaggTAAACTACTCCACTCTGAAGGGACTGTTCGGTAACGAGGATGGAGCTTCTCGCTGTCACCTGATCACAATAGCTACAGAACTTTTCCTTAGGAGCAACAGTGTTGAGGGGGCACTCAATACACTACGAG ATAACGAGTGGTTCCTGAGTTCGTGTGTGTGGCCGTGTTCGGTGGAGGACGTAGCGGAGAGAACAACTGTTCTGGTACGGCTGGCTGAGATAACATCCCACAGAGACACACTGGAGGTCCTCACTAACCTGCCTGGTCTTAAGGAACCTGCAG ACCTAGCAGACATCTCCATATACGGCTGTCTGTTCAACAGTCACCTCAAGTCATGTGTCGACAGACAAACTGTGACTGTGGCCTCAGACACGCTGGGTTTCATGTTGTCTAAGAGCCTGGCTGTGGACCCTCCTCTGCTGCACACTCTGCTGCACAAACTGGGCAAGCAAAACATCTGGCTACGGGCTAGAGCTCTCTTCAAAC AGGCCCTGTGTCTAGGCTATTACCCTGGTGTGAAGTCCGTGCCAGGCTCTCTAGCACTGACCGTTCCCTGTTCCCTGGGGGAGATGGAGATAGCTCTGGCCTTTGAGATGGTCCTCACCTTCAATGCTACaaccatcctcaacacaacaggCACACCACAGTCCATCATCATCACACTCAAGAG AACAGGGGACCGTGAGAGTGAGTACTTGGCGGCAGGCAGTCGCCTCCTCTCTGCTGCGATCGTCCCCAACCCTAAACTGACCGTCCACTATACAGCGGTCAACTCCTGTCAGGAACAGCTGTTCACGGTCGACACACACACCGCACGCCGCTGGCTCCGACACAACCACACCTGGGCCAACGAGGTCTGGACACATTCCTAA